In Helianthus annuus cultivar XRQ/B chromosome 3, HanXRQr2.0-SUNRISE, whole genome shotgun sequence, a single window of DNA contains:
- the LOC110929010 gene encoding phospholipase A2-alpha, protein MASSFLLLISILTLNYSAISLFALKVDLGGDTGLSLSKECSKKCESSFCNVPPLLRYGKYCGLLYSGCPGEKPCDELDACCMKHDSCISANNNNYLSEVCNKGLLGCVQRFKKAGSKTFKGNTCDVNDVTNTINSVMNAALLAGKYIRKP, encoded by the exons ATGGCTTCATCCTTCCTTCTTTTGATTTCCATTCTTACACTCAATTATTCTGCCATTTCTCTTTTTGCTCTTAAAGTTGATCTAGGTGGAGACACAGGTCTCAGTTTG TCTAAAGAATGCAGCAAGAAGTGTGAATCCTCCTTCTGCAATG TGCCACCATTGCTGAGATATGGAAAGTATTGTGGGTTGTTATACAGCGGATGCCCTGGAGAGAAGCCTTGTGATGAACTTGATGCATGTTGTATGAAACATGATTCCTGCATTTCAGCCAATAATA ACAACTATTTGAGCGAGGTTTGCAACAAGGGTTTGCTAGGGTGTGTGCAAAGGTTCAAGAAAGCAGGAAGCAAGACATTTAAAGGCAACACATGTGATGTTAATGATGTCACAAACACCATTAATTCTGTTATGAATGCCGCACTTCTTGCAGGCAAATATATTCGTAAACCTTAA